One region of Arcobacter sp. CECT 8983 genomic DNA includes:
- a CDS encoding sensor histidine kinase translates to MINKLNTVRDLIIVLLLGLFFWVILGHYDGFEFLIEYLNTHEEYELDEVFLLLLILSPFLIVYALLRVKEARRLNKQLKELNKNLTKKVQEELSKSQRNEALLIQQSRSAALGEMISNIAHQWRQPLNAVSLIIQNLNFLYKNNQLNDEQMEKSVKKVMFLTSNMSQTIDDFRNFFKPEKIKHKFSVNDTVEKAIRIVDASFETLKIKIDFDPRNIKCEAYGFENEFSQVIVNILTNAKDSFVEKQINEPLINIDFFNSDDEITIIIKDNAGGVEDEIFPKIFDPYFSTKENGTGIGLYMSKMIIENSMNGKLIAENIDNGLKFNINIPISKEK, encoded by the coding sequence ATGATTAATAAATTAAATACAGTCCGTGATTTAATAATAGTCCTTTTATTAGGATTATTTTTTTGGGTTATTCTAGGACACTATGATGGTTTTGAATTTCTTATAGAGTATCTAAATACCCATGAAGAGTATGAATTAGATGAAGTATTTTTATTATTATTAATACTTTCACCTTTTTTAATAGTGTATGCACTTTTAAGAGTTAAAGAAGCACGCAGATTAAATAAGCAGTTAAAAGAGCTTAATAAAAACTTGACAAAAAAAGTTCAAGAAGAGTTATCAAAAAGCCAAAGAAATGAAGCTTTATTGATACAACAATCAAGATCTGCTGCTTTAGGAGAGATGATATCTAATATTGCACATCAATGGAGACAGCCCTTAAATGCAGTTAGTTTAATTATTCAAAATTTAAATTTTTTATACAAAAATAATCAATTAAATGATGAACAAATGGAAAAAAGTGTAAAAAAAGTAATGTTTCTCACTTCAAATATGTCTCAAACAATTGATGATTTTAGAAATTTCTTTAAACCTGAAAAAATTAAACATAAGTTTTCTGTAAATGATACAGTAGAAAAAGCAATAAGAATTGTCGATGCATCTTTTGAAACATTAAAAATAAAAATTGATTTTGATCCACGGAATATAAAGTGTGAAGCTTATGGTTTTGAAAATGAGTTTTCTCAAGTGATAGTAAATATTTTAACAAATGCAAAAGACTCTTTTGTAGAAAAACAGATAAATGAGCCATTGATTAATATTGACTTTTTTAATAGTGATGATGAAATTACTATAATAATTAAAGATAATGCAGGGGGAGTTGAGGATGAAATATTTCCAAAAATTTTTGATCCATACTTTTCTACAAAAGAGAATGGTACTGGTATTGGATTATATATGTCTAAAATGATAATTGAAAATAGTATGAATGGAAAATTAATTGCAGAAAATATTGATAATGGACTTAAGTTTAATATTAATATTCCTATTTCTAAGGAGAAATAA
- a CDS encoding ATP-binding protein has protein sequence MKNLSIKIKLILIFVFIKIIPLLLISYLAYKGVIQIDKYIKNSTDYLFTQSENIINQTAKLSIDDSIKHLDKKSQKSLESLSHQIANSVAQFLYQRDEDLLFLSKMNINQKLLENFYKSKNKTIILHDEYVYDDNINEWVPKNVSIKNKLDTSRKILNENKKEFSFTDPKELIKRSIPLYKEITYFTLKGKEVYKVSSINKTLKDISKKTNTYIKAENYFDKVKELKEGEIYVSNVIGKYVGSKIIGNYSKIKTKKSNIKFEPTKSAYAGKENPIGKKFEGIIRFVTPVFKNGKKVGFLSLALDHEHIMQFTDTINPTSKNLVQDIVDAGSGNYAFMWDSKGRNISHIRDYFISGYDENSGKRAMPWISKDLALKYKASGLEINEFLNKYPSFDNQSLDKKPNLEQVLKDGNIGLDCRYLNFAPQCHGWMELTKNGGFGSFIIYWSNVWKLTTAATIPYYTGQYANSKRGFGFVTIGANVDEFHAAANETKRSVTKILNEQKENMKKVVSQNGLEIHKFILMLINELSIVTVIMVIMVVLIALWLSSYISKKIEKLLLGTNKFAKNELDYRIDVTSNDEIGKLEKSFNNMASKIQEQIQKEKLLIESLEKKVILEVNKQRKQEQLLVQQSKNAAMGEMISNIAHQWRQPLNALSLVIQNIKFSFYTGTLNEENLEKSVNKATMLTNNMSKTIDDFRDFFKPNKLKLEFSLEKSIQKVITLVETSFSNSDINIIKDFPDYRINIIGYENELSQALLNIINNAKDALIENNTKDSFIEIKLFKDNSLIVIEISDNAGGIKDKNKDKIFEPYFTTKEEGKGTGIGLYMTKTIIEQNMGGKLYLKSSSKEGSIFRIEFKNS, from the coding sequence ATGAAAAATCTAAGTATTAAAATTAAATTAATACTAATATTTGTATTTATAAAAATAATACCTTTATTACTAATCTCATATTTAGCCTATAAAGGTGTTATTCAAATAGATAAGTATATTAAAAATAGTACAGATTATCTTTTTACACAGAGTGAAAATATTATTAATCAAACTGCAAAATTATCAATTGATGATAGTATAAAACACTTAGATAAAAAATCTCAAAAATCTTTAGAAAGCTTATCCCATCAAATAGCAAATAGTGTAGCACAATTTCTTTATCAAAGAGATGAAGATTTATTATTCTTATCTAAAATGAATATAAATCAAAAGCTTTTAGAAAATTTTTATAAATCTAAAAACAAAACTATTATTTTACATGATGAGTATGTTTATGATGATAATATAAATGAATGGGTACCTAAAAATGTCTCTATAAAAAATAAGCTTGATACTTCAAGAAAGATTTTAAATGAAAATAAAAAGGAGTTTAGTTTTACTGACCCTAAAGAGTTAATAAAAAGAAGTATTCCTTTATATAAAGAGATTACGTATTTTACTTTAAAAGGAAAAGAAGTTTATAAAGTCTCTTCAATTAATAAAACGTTAAAAGATATTTCTAAAAAAACAAACACATATATTAAAGCGGAAAACTATTTTGATAAAGTTAAAGAACTAAAAGAAGGGGAAATATATGTTTCTAATGTAATTGGTAAATATGTAGGTTCTAAAATAATAGGAAATTATAGCAAAATAAAAACAAAAAAATCTAATATAAAGTTTGAGCCTACAAAGTCAGCTTATGCAGGAAAAGAAAATCCTATAGGTAAAAAATTTGAAGGAATAATTAGATTTGTAACTCCTGTCTTTAAAAATGGAAAAAAAGTAGGATTTCTTTCTTTAGCTTTAGATCACGAGCATATTATGCAGTTTACTGATACGATTAATCCTACAAGTAAGAATTTAGTTCAAGACATAGTAGATGCTGGGAGTGGAAATTATGCTTTTATGTGGGATAGTAAAGGAAGAAATATCTCACATATAAGAGACTATTTTATAAGTGGTTATGATGAAAATAGTGGCAAAAGAGCAATGCCATGGATAAGTAAAGATTTAGCATTAAAATATAAGGCTTCAGGTTTAGAAATAAATGAGTTTTTAAACAAATATCCATCTTTTGATAATCAATCTTTGGATAAAAAACCAAATTTAGAACAAGTATTAAAAGATGGGAATATAGGTCTTGATTGTAGATATTTAAATTTTGCTCCACAGTGTCATGGTTGGATGGAGCTCACAAAAAATGGTGGTTTTGGTTCTTTTATAATATATTGGAGTAATGTTTGGAAGTTAACTACAGCAGCAACTATTCCATATTATACTGGGCAATATGCAAATTCAAAAAGAGGTTTTGGTTTTGTAACAATTGGAGCAAATGTAGATGAATTTCATGCTGCTGCAAATGAGACCAAAAGAAGTGTAACTAAGATTTTGAATGAACAAAAAGAGAACATGAAAAAAGTAGTAAGTCAAAATGGACTTGAAATTCATAAATTTATTTTAATGTTAATAAATGAACTCTCTATTGTTACTGTAATTATGGTTATTATGGTTGTTTTGATTGCTTTATGGTTATCTTCTTATATTAGTAAAAAAATTGAAAAGCTTTTACTTGGAACAAATAAGTTTGCAAAGAATGAGTTAGATTATAGAATAGATGTTACAAGTAATGATGAAATAGGGAAACTTGAAAAATCATTTAATAATATGGCTTCAAAAATTCAAGAACAAATTCAAAAAGAGAAGTTATTGATTGAAAGTTTAGAAAAAAAAGTTATTCTAGAAGTTAATAAACAAAGAAAACAAGAACAATTGCTTGTACAACAATCAAAAAATGCTGCTATGGGAGAGATGATTTCAAATATTGCACACCAATGGCGTCAACCTTTAAATGCTTTATCTTTAGTTATTCAAAATATAAAGTTTTCTTTTTATACAGGAACTTTAAATGAAGAAAATTTAGAGAAATCAGTAAATAAAGCTACAATGCTAACAAATAATATGTCTAAAACAATTGATGATTTTAGAGACTTTTTTAAACCCAATAAGCTTAAATTAGAGTTCTCATTAGAAAAAAGTATTCAAAAAGTTATTACTTTAGTGGAAACTAGTTTTAGTAATAGTGATATAAATATTATTAAAGATTTTCCTGATTATAGAATAAATATCATTGGTTATGAAAATGAGCTTTCACAAGCTTTACTTAATATTATCAATAATGCAAAAGATGCTTTAATTGAAAATAATACAAAAGATAGTTTTATAGAAATTAAACTATTTAAAGATAACTCTTTAATAGTTATTGAAATCTCAGATAATGCAGGTGGAATCAAAGATAAAAACAAAGATAAAATTTTTGAACCATATTTTACCACAAAAGAAGAGGGTAAAGGAACAGGAATAGGTCTTTATATGACAAAAACAATTATTGAACAAAACATGGGTGGGAAACTATATTTAAAATCAAGTTCTAAAGAGGGAAGTATTTTTAGAATAGAGTTTAAAAATTCTTAA
- a CDS encoding 2-isopropylmalate synthase, producing the protein MDKNKIIVFDTTLRDGEQSPGCSMNTEEKIKVALQLEKLGVDVIEAGFAAASPGDFDAVSRIAEQVKKSSICSLSRAIENDIKQAGLAVQKAPLHRIHTFIATSPIHMKYKLKMSEEEVIKRAVHAVEYARTFVDDVEFSLEDAGRSEIPFMKEVMDAVISAGASTINLPDTVGYRLPTELGAMVKELSDFAGDRARISVHNHNDLGLATANTLAAVMNGARQIEVTINGLGERAGNSALEEAVMAIKTRRDAFGDLYTDINTPEIYATSRLVATITGVEPQQNKSIVGKNAFAHESGIHQDGVLKHQETYEIMRPEDVGVIKDSTLILGKHSGRAAFRDKINQLGFDKVSDEELNSAFEKFKILADKKKDVTDDDVRMLITDESLNQAKIYELVGLQISDCSNGVPTAAVSIKHNDEILTDANIGNGTMDAIFKTIDRLTGYSGELQSYNVTSVTEGKDALAKVTTRVVFDESSPSFVGHGLSVDTMLATANAYVSALNSYLSQKQRLAKNTEHQI; encoded by the coding sequence ATGGATAAGAATAAAATTATAGTTTTTGATACTACATTAAGAGATGGAGAACAATCTCCTGGTTGTTCAATGAACACAGAAGAGAAAATCAAAGTTGCATTACAGTTAGAAAAATTAGGTGTAGATGTAATTGAAGCAGGTTTTGCTGCTGCAAGTCCTGGAGATTTTGATGCAGTTTCTAGAATAGCAGAGCAAGTAAAGAAATCTTCAATCTGTTCTTTAAGTAGAGCAATTGAAAATGATATTAAACAAGCTGGTTTAGCAGTACAAAAAGCTCCTTTACATAGAATTCATACATTTATTGCTACTTCACCAATACATATGAAATATAAGTTAAAGATGAGTGAAGAAGAGGTTATTAAAAGAGCAGTTCATGCTGTAGAATATGCAAGAACATTTGTTGATGATGTTGAGTTCTCTTTAGAAGATGCAGGTAGATCTGAAATACCATTTATGAAAGAGGTTATGGATGCAGTTATCTCTGCTGGTGCTTCAACTATTAATTTACCAGATACAGTTGGTTATAGATTACCAACAGAATTAGGTGCAATGGTAAAAGAGTTATCTGATTTTGCAGGTGATAGAGCAAGAATCTCTGTTCACAACCATAATGACTTAGGATTAGCAACAGCAAACACTTTAGCAGCAGTTATGAATGGTGCTAGACAAATTGAGGTTACAATCAATGGTTTAGGTGAAAGAGCAGGGAATTCAGCATTAGAAGAAGCTGTTATGGCTATTAAAACAAGACGTGATGCCTTTGGTGATTTATATACAGATATTAATACTCCTGAAATCTATGCTACATCAAGATTAGTTGCAACTATTACAGGTGTAGAACCACAACAAAATAAATCAATTGTTGGTAAAAATGCCTTTGCCCATGAAAGTGGTATTCACCAAGATGGTGTATTAAAACATCAAGAAACATATGAAATTATGAGACCTGAAGATGTAGGTGTTATTAAAGATTCTACATTAATCTTAGGTAAACACTCTGGACGTGCAGCATTTAGAGATAAAATCAATCAGTTAGGATTTGATAAAGTAAGTGATGAAGAGTTAAACTCTGCATTTGAGAAGTTCAAAATTTTAGCTGATAAGAAAAAAGATGTTACAGATGATGATGTAAGAATGTTAATTACAGATGAGTCTTTAAATCAAGCTAAGATTTATGAATTAGTAGGATTACAAATCTCTGATTGTTCAAATGGTGTTCCAACAGCAGCAGTTTCAATTAAACACAATGATGAGATTTTAACTGATGCAAATATTGGTAATGGAACAATGGATGCAATCTTTAAAACAATTGACAGACTTACAGGATATAGTGGTGAATTACAAAGTTATAATGTAACTTCAGTAACAGAAGGTAAAGATGCTTTAGCAAAAGTTACTACAAGAGTTGTTTTTGATGAAAGTTCACCATCATTTGTTGGGCATGGTTTAAGTGTTGATACAATGCTTGCAACAGCTAATGCATATGTAAGTGCATTAAATTCTTATCTTTCTCAAAAACAGAGATTAGCAAAAAACACTGAGCATCAAATATAA
- a CDS encoding PAS domain S-box protein has protein sequence MLQMKKELSFLNELNVLYVEDDKFIQEELEFFLSGKVKNLFIASNGEEGLETYKNNKIDLIITDIQMPKMNGLEMSYAIREINKDAKIIITTAFNDTEYLLEAIKLNLGNYLTKPLDLNYLIEIMIESAKNLILEKENKRILNTFEQYKSIVDERSIVSKTDINGVITYVNKPFEEISGYKIGELLGKSHNIIRHEDTPSEIFSDMWNTILNKKVWQGKIKNKKKNGDYYIVDTIIKPIVNIDGEIDEFIALRNDITELEMSKEYFKNRNEKFTTNLKDSIRVAKTYKDIVDKSNMIIRIDLNRNISFVNEAFCEGSGYSKEELIGKPYSILRNKNMRLEEYEEDIDEMFNAMSEKKVLKRKIINQKKDGSLFYCNAISYPLLDRNGEVYEYMGVRHDITDIEILHKEIEDTQRELIYRLGEVGETRSKETGNHVKRVATYSKILAHKYGLSLEEENRLFAASPMHDIGKVGIPDEILNKPGKLDEDEWKIMKTHSEIGYEILKNSARPILQAAAIVSYTHHEKWDGSGYPLGLKGEEIHIYGRITAIADVFDALGSDRIYKKAWPLEKILKLFEEQSGKHFDPKLVKIFFDNLDEFLYVKEKYKDEFESNK, from the coding sequence ATGCTTCAAATGAAAAAAGAGTTAAGCTTTTTAAATGAGTTAAATGTCCTTTATGTAGAGGATGATAAGTTTATTCAAGAAGAGTTAGAGTTTTTCTTGTCTGGAAAAGTTAAAAATTTATTTATTGCATCAAATGGTGAAGAGGGTTTAGAAACTTATAAAAACAATAAAATTGATTTAATTATTACAGATATTCAAATGCCTAAAATGAATGGTTTAGAGATGAGTTATGCCATTAGAGAAATTAATAAAGATGCAAAGATTATTATTACAACTGCATTTAATGATACTGAATATTTATTAGAAGCAATTAAACTTAACTTAGGAAATTATCTAACAAAACCTTTAGATCTAAATTATCTTATTGAAATTATGATTGAAAGTGCAAAAAACTTAATTTTGGAAAAAGAGAATAAAAGAATTTTAAATACTTTTGAGCAGTATAAAAGTATTGTTGATGAAAGATCAATTGTATCAAAAACAGATATCAATGGAGTTATAACCTATGTAAATAAACCTTTTGAAGAAATATCAGGTTATAAGATTGGAGAACTTCTAGGTAAATCTCATAATATAATTCGTCATGAAGATACTCCAAGTGAAATATTTAGTGATATGTGGAATACAATTTTAAATAAAAAAGTTTGGCAAGGTAAAATCAAAAATAAAAAGAAAAATGGTGACTACTATATTGTGGATACTATTATTAAGCCCATAGTAAATATTGATGGGGAAATAGATGAGTTTATTGCTTTAAGAAATGATATTACTGAACTTGAAATGTCAAAAGAGTATTTTAAAAATAGAAATGAAAAGTTTACAACTAATTTAAAAGATTCAATAAGAGTTGCTAAAACTTATAAAGATATTGTTGATAAATCTAATATGATAATTAGAATAGATTTAAATAGAAATATAAGCTTTGTAAATGAAGCCTTTTGTGAAGGGAGCGGATATTCAAAAGAAGAACTTATTGGGAAACCTTATTCTATCTTAAGAAACAAAAATATGAGATTAGAAGAGTATGAAGAAGATATAGATGAAATGTTTAACGCAATGAGTGAAAAAAAAGTTTTAAAAAGAAAAATTATAAATCAAAAAAAAGATGGCTCTTTATTTTATTGTAATGCCATTTCATATCCACTTTTAGATAGAAATGGTGAAGTATATGAATATATGGGAGTTAGGCACGATATTACAGATATAGAGATACTTCATAAAGAAATAGAAGATACTCAAAGAGAATTAATTTATAGATTGGGTGAAGTAGGAGAAACAAGAAGTAAAGAGACTGGAAATCATGTAAAAAGAGTGGCAACTTATTCTAAGATACTAGCACATAAATATGGTTTGTCTCTTGAAGAAGAAAATCGTTTATTTGCTGCTTCTCCTATGCATGATATAGGAAAAGTTGGAATACCCGATGAGATTTTAAATAAACCAGGAAAACTAGATGAAGATGAATGGAAAATTATGAAAACACATTCTGAAATAGGTTATGAAATTCTAAAAAACTCAGCAAGACCTATTTTACAAGCAGCAGCAATTGTTTCTTATACTCATCATGAAAAATGGGATGGTTCTGGGTATCCTTTAGGTTTAAAAGGTGAAGAAATTCATATTTATGGAAGAATAACAGCAATAGCAGATGTTTTTGATGCACTAGGAAGTGATAGAATTTATAAAAAAGCTTGGCCTTTAGAAAAAATATTAAAGCTCTTTGAAGAACAAAGTGGAAAACATTTTGATCCTAAATTAGTAAAAATATTTTTTGATAATTTAGATGAATTTTTATATGTTAAAGAAAAATATAAAGATGAATTTGAAAGTAACAAATGA